Part of the Cohnella candidum genome, ACCCATCCCATTCGCGTTTTTACGAAATCGCAAATTTTTGAAAGCGTTTGGCAGGAAGAGAGTATGTCTGATGATAATACGGTGATGGTTCACATAAACCGGCTGCGGGGGAAAATCGAGAAAGACCCGTCGAATCCCGTGCATATCCAAACGGTGTGGGGATTCGGATATAAGCTCGGCGAGGAGTGTTGATGATGTGGTTGCAGTTTCTGGTGATCATCCTTGCCTTATTTTGTTTCTATCTCTTTCTCCGGCAGCGTCATTTGCTCGATGAATTAAAGCGAATGACCCGGACCACGGAAGACATCCGGGCAGGCAATCTCAACTTGCGCTATCGCCTGCGTATTTCACGAAAGCCCGTCGTAGATTTAGGCGGCGAGTTGAATCGTCTTATCGATCATTTTCAGAAATCGTTAGAACGCACTCGATTCCTTGAGGAAAGAACGCAAGCGAATGATCGCCAATATTTCTCACGATCTGCGCACGCCGCTCACCTCCCTGTTAGGCTATATGGAAGCCTTGCGGAGCGATACAACTCTGACGGTCGAAGAACGAAACAACTTTATCCAAATAGCTGCCGAGAAAGGAAATTCGTTGCTGGAACGGCTGCAGGAGTTTTTCGAATTGGCAAAGTTGGAAGCCGATGATGCGCCATCCGATCTGCATCCAATCAACTTGAAAGATGTCGTGGAGGAAGTACTGCTCGGATTTTATCCGGATTTTCAGAAAGCCGCGATTACGCCTACGGTTAACATTCCGGAATCTCCTTTGTTTGTCATGGCCGATCGGGTGCATGTGCGGCGCGTTTTGGAAAACCTGTTATCGAACGCTTTGCGTTACGGCCAGGAAGGCCGGGAGATTGGCATTGGGGTTCGGGAGGAAAGCGATTTGGTTTGGGTGGAGATATGGGATCGAGGTCAAGGAATTCCGGCACATGATTTGCCCCGGGTTTTCGAGCGCTTTTATACGGGTGAAGCTTCAAGAAACGCGTCCCTTCGCGGTACGGGTTTGGGACTTACCATTGCGAAGAACCTCGTCGAAAAACAAGGCGGTCAAATCGCCGTAACCAGCAAGCCTGGCGAGAAAACCGTCTTCTCATTTTGCCTGATCAAAGGGTGAAAACTTAAGAACTTTGTTAGAAATACGAGAAAGGCATGTTAGAAAGCGGCTGTATACTTGGCTTCAAAAGGAGG contains:
- a CDS encoding response regulator transcription factor yields the protein MKAQIRRYKVFNSDVAGSEAEVIKHGDLELNSNTYEVMVAGQKKSLTAKEFAILKLFLTHPIRVFTKSQIFESVWQEESMSDDNTVMVHINRLRGKIEKDPSNPVHIQTVWGFGYKLGEEC
- a CDS encoding sensor histidine kinase, yielding MIANISHDLRTPLTSLLGYMEALRSDTTLTVEERNNFIQIAAEKGNSLLERLQEFFELAKLEADDAPSDLHPINLKDVVEEVLLGFYPDFQKAAITPTVNIPESPLFVMADRVHVRRVLENLLSNALRYGQEGREIGIGVREESDLVWVEIWDRGQGIPAHDLPRVFERFYTGEASRNASLRGTGLGLTIAKNLVEKQGGQIAVTSKPGEKTVFSFCLIKG